The following is a genomic window from Rutidosis leptorrhynchoides isolate AG116_Rl617_1_P2 chromosome 8, CSIRO_AGI_Rlap_v1, whole genome shotgun sequence.
GTATACTGTATCAAAGAAaaaataattacataaaatattactctTCTAAGATTATCTCTTTAATAACTAACATGAACACAAGATGCTGATATTTTCTCCTGAACTTTATATTTAGACATCATTTTCATCTACTTACCATCATCAGCCAACGATACCTGCTCCATTTGATCACCATCATCTTCCTGCACAGCTTTTAGTCTTTTTACGTCATCAGTAGTCCTTACACTTTGCACAACTATTGGGGTTTGATCATCACTAACAACCTTTACATCAATATGCTCTTCTGTTGGCTTTGCCTGcagttataataaaatttattagctTCGTTAACAGGTTGCAACATAGAATGAACTAAGTGGCCACTGGAGTCGAGATTTAACCTTGTTTTTGTCACGCCAGCCGAGCCCAAATGGTCTAGATAACAGACTTATCTTTCTTGCAGGTATTTCTTGAGAAAGTTCTTGACTTGTTTTTATTGCTGATGAATCTTGATTCACAGATCTACAGGATAAAGTGATAAagcaaacttttttttttaactacCAATAAAAGAAAAGAACAAAATGTATGTGGGTCAGCCTGACTCAACCCGACTGTTTTGCCATATCTACATAAGGGTTACATGGGTGGTACCTTGGAGAAGGTTGGGCTTTAGTCTGGCCAGACTGATATTGCAAAGTTGCCTCCAACATTGATTCTGCCATAACCACCCTCTTCTCCATTTCAGCAAGGGAATTAGTTGCTGCTTCATATTTTTCCTGAATAGACGAAATTTAAATTTGCTATTCAATTATTTTtataatggtaattagtaaaagtaTAATCTTAATTCAAATATTTGCATAATAGTTTGATAAAAGTATATGTGTTATAGATTAAACCTGCAGGACTTCAGTGGCATATCTCTGGGCTGCAGCATCTTGCTCGGCATATCTTCTAGCATCTTCTGTTACCTTTTGTTCTTGCTCTACCCGCATTAATACCTTTAGAAATTAACAACTTATAATTACCATCTAAAtttattgtaattattatattattattatatgtcaAGGTGTTTCTTATATCAAGCCTCAAATCAAAACCTGAAGCATGGCATTCTCTTGTTCCTGTTTGTCAGCAAGGGCATGTTTCAGGTCATCAACGTCTCGCTCTAATTGCTCAACCTAAGTAAATCGTTGCGTAAGATATCAAAGTGACATTCTTAAtggttgaaacagatatttgttaTTGTTTTATTCGAAAGAATAACATTTTGGTGAAATTATTTGTAGCATACCTTTGCACTTAATTCTCGACGATTGTCCTGCTTGACCATCTCCATTAAGGCCATCTCCAACTCTTCAGCTCTGGAGAGAAGAAAGTATTGAATCATTTTCAAGAAGGGTTTATAATTTGGTAGTGCATCAAACTTTACACCTTTTACAACATCCTATTATATGATTTTTGCAATTTTTGGCTACATAAatcgatgtttttttttttttgtaaattctACACATACAGTAGTAAGTTAGATGCTAAAAAAAGACGGGTTTGAAACTTGCATAGATACAATAGGATGTGTTGAAGAAACATAAAATAGTAAAAGGTGTAAAGTTGCATACATTTCCAAACTATAAACCCTTAAAAGAAACATATTTAAGCAACTGAAGTTGAAGTTGAAGTTGAAGTTGAAGTTGTGAAGGCTAAATATGAATTTAACAAATAGTATAAGTTATGTATCAGTGTGCTATTAAGTGGAAACTAATTATACAGTAATATACTAAATACTAAATTCAAATAATGTCAAAAAAGTTCATAATATATATGTGAACAAGAAAATAGGCTTTCATAGGCAACAACAAATATATTATGCTAAACAATCTGCCAAAAACAATATTTTATAGCGACCTGAGTATCGCAGATCTTTTTTCTTCTAGTACTCTGCACAGCTCATTCTTTAACCATGCCACCTAGAAACATTTCAAAATCAATAAGTCATTAGAAACTACTACGGGGTATGATATTTACTTTTATCCTATTCCTAATTCTCTTTTTCAGTTGATCAATGAGTAATTTAATTTTTGTAGGTACATATGAGTTATGACTCTTATTTGAAATGAGATCAATAAGTCTTTTAAGTCTGACTAACCTGTTCTTGAAGATCTGGTACAGAATCAATTTCAGCATCATCCGTATTAGAAGACTCGGAATTCACTCGCGATAATCCACCATTTGtcgttatattttctgttttattttcaTTAAGACCATATAACTTAGATGCCAAACCCTTATTTAGTCCCTTTGATCTTTCCTCAATAGCAGCTTCTACAGCCGGTCGATATTTGTTTCTCAATTCTTGTAGTCTGTCCTCATTGACATTTTGATAACCCATGCAAGCGGTCAACACAAGTTGACTACTATCGAATGTTGACCCAGCTAATGATTGCAAAAGCGTAACAGCATCTCCAGCATCTTTTGTTGTTACTAATGCAGGTCCTACACAAAACTATAGAAACTTAAATAAAATTGTAAAAAAACGTATAAACACAAGTAAATGCATATCTCCTTGACACATCACACATATCAAGAGCAATGACAAAAAGAAAGAAAACACAGTACCATATAATTCCATCAATGCAAGGGCTGTTCGAAAGAGCATAACACGATTTCCTTGAAATAAAAGTACATCCCAGACTCTGAGAACTGGAGCGAAAAGACACCAGTTATGAAAAGATATATAAGCACTTAAGCAGGGACTATTTTGTAATTTTTTGTTGAGTAATAAAGTAGATAAATTTATGAAACGAAAGAACTAACCACTTTCCCAGGGAAGCATATTCATAAATATCGAAAGGAACCATGGTCCCGAGATCCAGGCTATCTGGACTCCAAGGTAATCTAAATGGTTTACTGCATCAAATAATCAAGAAACATAAGAAACTAAGAGAGTATGTCACGCGCAGATGTGCAATGCAGAAACATTGGTGGAAGAATGAAAACGAACCCAATTTAGGAAACCTCTCACGCACCAATTCCTCGAAAACAAGTTGATCAACCTAAAAATAAACCAGATTGCAATATATAAAAAGCTCGTTTTTTTTAATCATCTTCAAGACTATGGATGGGGTTTAAACATGTTTAGTAAGTGTATAGTTAAAAAAGACATTATGTACCTGGGACTCAATCATTTCCTCTGAATAGTATCCCTCGAAATAGTCATCAAGAATACCCAACAAAGCCCTGAGATTGGAATATAATATGAGCATTTTATATTCAAATTGAGTTTTAGTAGTGATAAAAAGTTAAAACGTTTGATTAAGGCTCAAACGCACCAAAAAGCATTTTCTTCTGGCATCAGAAGCAGTAATAAGCCAGCAAAGAAATTCATGGCCTACATATAATCCAACAGATTACATAGATAAATGTACTTAAATCTTTATAACATTTTCTTACATAATTTATAAAACACATGTAAAAACATGTCCAAATATCAAACCTGGCAGTAACCAACAGAAGGATTATGCCGAGCATAAGCCGTGAGTAATCGTCTTAAAGCATTTCTACCACCCTCATCCAGAGCAGGATGACCTGGAAAAGTTCGAGGCAAATCctgtatacataaaataatatatataaccgAAAAAACATTAAAAGGATGTGGTTTTATGATAAATAGAATCGAATGCTTTGGAAAATTACCTTCTCAATCTGCCCTTTCCATTTTTCAGGTACGTCTACCAATTCAGTTTGCAACTTTTCACTTGCTTCGTCTACTTGATCCGAACTGTTATCATTCTTGTTATCAGGATATAAAAGATTCTGATAATAATTCTTCACGTGGCGACCCTTCACGCCCACAAAAGCTTGCCACAACTGAAATCACAAGTTGTATATTAAACACAAAATCTAATATTCATAAAACGCAACATCAGCTTGAGAACAAAAAGTTACCTCTCCCCTAAGAGCCATTGGAACTCCCCCTTGAACAAGAAACTCCAATTCTTCTTTCCAATGAATCGAAGATTCTGATGATGTCACACCTGGAATCGGGTTACTTGACCCATCACTTGACAAAACCTCTGAAACCAGGTCCCTATCCAAGTCATAAAACTCATCGTCTGAATCCTCTTCAGCTACGACATCTTCTTCTGTTTTTGTTTCAGTAACAGTTTTCTTAACACGAGCATTCATCATATCCTCAATGGCTCGAAGCGACGGCCTAATTTGAGTCCATATTTGGGCCTCACGAGTTTTTGGATCATTCTTGTCATCTCCTTCTGACGCCACCTTGATAATGTCACCATTAAGTAACGATGGTTTGTCTTCCTCTTCAATCGAGCCATTTACAGGCAACTGAGCAGACTCAGACTGCCGTTCTAGAAAATCCTTCCACCGATCTGACCGTTCTTCCTCTTCTTCCTAAAACCATACACTGGCGTAAAGTTACTTTCAAGACATATTTATTTGCATATAATTAATGTAGAAAGAATATAACCTGGTAGATATTTGAATATTCACGAAATCGTTGTACATGTTGAGGCCTCACTGCAAAACCGTAGGCGTCTCTGCACAACAAATAATATTATCAATTTCAAGCAAAATTCAATTTCCAATCAAATGTAATTATTAAGTATCAGCTCAAATCACATATAAATTAGAACGCAAACAGAGTTTACATGATGCTCCGTATTACACTGTATCAGATATTTGACAGGAAATAAAAAAATAATGTAAATACTAATCCGTACTATACTAAATGTATATGATATTAGTTTGATCCTAAAATGTAGCGAATCACTAATTCCTTAGCCAAAATTAGTAACTCTTCTGATAAATTTAGTAAGTTACAATGACACAACAGCATTAAATTACAGTTACAGCATCATATAATACCAAAAACAGCATAAATTAAATCAACCGTAAAAATAGGTTAAACTGATCAAGTATTACACATCGAAAAAAAGGGGTGAAATGATTGTAAAATTGAAAACCCTAAGAAAAGAGGTCAGAATTTAAGTATGAGTTGAAACAAGTACCTCTTATGTTCGAAAGTAACAATAGAAGGATTCAATATTTGAAGTTTAGCCGTCTTCATTAGTTACCGGTGTTCGATCTAACTTCCGATGAACCTATagatatagatacatatatgtaTGCATAGAAAGATATATAAAGCTACGCAGCACAACTGCTTCTTCAGAGTAGTCTGTATAGTTTTGGTTGATGCATAATAacgaaaataaaaaattaaataaataaatatatataatcacgTGATAAAGCCGAAATTAGCGAATCACGTTATGCATTCCACTAAATCACGAACTGTAATTGAGTATGTGATTGATGCATGTATAGGAAGAGAGACATGTGCTCATGAGTTCTTCACACGAAACCGAGTTTTTTTGTAGTGTGAATTTTATTTTAGGGGGTCAAAGGACGGGTACtacgtttttctttttctttcagaTCTTAAAAGCTTACTTTATGGGatccttatttttgtttttatgaATAGGAAGTCCATTCTTTTAATTCTCTTATTGTATCCATTCAACTATATTAATTATTCTATTGTATCTTGTTGAGAAGGTATCAGGTTAATATGTAGAGAAATTTCATGATTAATCCATAAACTTAACGTCCGTTAAATTTTTCGTTAACTCTCATCTAATCCTACCATTCCCTTCATCATTTTCAAAAAGATAAATTTCATTAATAAAAAAGTAATCATTTTACCTTAATCTTCTTCTTTCTTTCACAAAAACACAAATCATTTATGTTCAGGAACTTCATAAATCCATTTAAACTTGAATAATCCAAAATCAATTCTAAATCCCTACAAACACTACATCGTACAGTAAAAAACAAAACTGTCATGGCCAATCTCATTACCATTTTTCAGAACCACCTCATTATATCACTCATTCTCTAATTGCAAACGAGTAGTTATGAAACTTTAAATCAGGTGTAGCAATTAGGGAACTTTATATACGAATTTACACTCCCCAATCTCTAAAAAAATAAATGAAGATAATATACAGAAATTAGGGAACTTTAATTGCAAATATAGCTGGTGTTGATTTTTCAGTTCTGAAAATCAAGTGTAGTTCATAACTTACCAAATTAAGTGGCAAACGAGTTTACAACCCCTGACCCACTTCAAAAGTATAATGCAAGGAAACTTATAAAAGGTAATATACCACGTCTGGTCAATCCTGCCAAGTATTCTGTTTGCAACATCCATCACCAACAAGAAACCGAAAACCAAGATATGAATTTCAAGCTTTGTTCTTCGATTTCACCGGCGTCGCTTTATAAACGACCACCGAACCcaattttccttcaatttcattgTTGACGGTAGGTCTGGAATGACGGTAGATCTCGAATGAGTTTCAGATCTGGGTTTCCAATGGGTTTAAAAATCAGGCCTGCTTAACGATGGTATTTATATGTCTTTGTTTTAGTTTAATTAGGGTCAGGATTTGAACATGAAAGTGTAAAGAAATTAGGGTTTGTATATGAAGGACTAATGTCGTTAAGAACTAATAAAGATAACTAGCTTGCAATATCTGATAAACATAAGGGACTAATAATGTAACTTTCTCCATCATGTGACATGAAGTTTACCTATTATAACAGGTTAACTACATACAATAGAACAATTAAAATAGtttaatgcatacaataggagatttgAAAGTTCGATGCATACAATATgaatttggtgaaagttcaatgcattttcaaacaatttttccattttattttAGGGGGTCAAAGGACGGGTACtacgtttttctttttctttcagaTCTAAAAAGCTAACTCTATGGGatccttatttttgtttttatgaATATGAAgtccttatttttgttttttttgttttttttttttgaatatgaATAGTACTCTGTAATAATAATTGtgaactttttaaaaaaaaaacaagtcAGTTCAAAGAGAATAGTAACTCAAGCAGCATCAGTAGACAGTTTTTCAATTAGTATATTAGGATAATTTATGGTTGGGTCTTAAAGTTGGTACTAAAAATTAAGATGGGATCTCAAGTTTAATTTGATCATGGTTGGTCACAAGTTTTTTATATTGTACATGAATGATCTTAGAGTTATAGTTAACAGATCGTTAGTCTCCATAGTTAAGTAAGACACGAGAGTTAACTCTGAGCCCATTCGTATAAAATGTTTAAAAGTTGATACCAATCATGAACGATTTGAGTAACTTCTACATATTGTAATAGCCCGATTAGAGTCTCGTAGAGACTCCACCACAAGACTCATTTTATGTACCATAGTTCAACAAACTTAACAAAGGTTAGTC
Proteins encoded in this region:
- the LOC139863326 gene encoding uncharacterized protein, translating into MKTAKLQILNPSIVTFEHKRDAYGFAVRPQHVQRFREYSNIYQEEEEERSDRWKDFLERQSESAQLPVNGSIEEEDKPSLLNGDIIKVASEGDDKNDPKTREAQIWTQIRPSLRAIEDMMNARVKKTVTETKTEEDVVAEEDSDDEFYDLDRDLVSEVLSSDGSSNPIPGVTSSESSIHWKEELEFLVQGGVPMALRGELWQAFVGVKGRHVKNYYQNLLYPDNKNDNSSDQVDEASEKLQTELVDVPEKWKGQIEKDLPRTFPGHPALDEGGRNALRRLLTAYARHNPSVGYCQAMNFFAGLLLLLMPEENAFWALLGILDDYFEGYYSEEMIESQVDQLVFEELVRERFPKLVNHLDYLGVQIAWISGPWFLSIFMNMLPWESVLRVWDVLLFQGNRVMLFRTALALMELYGPALVTTKDAGDAVTLLQSLAGSTFDSSQLVLTACMGYQNVNEDRLQELRNKYRPAVEAAIEERSKGLNKGLASKLYGLNENKTENITTNGGLSRVNSESSNTDDAEIDSVPDLQEQVAWLKNELCRVLEEKRSAILRAEELEMALMEMVKQDNRRELSAKVEQLERDVDDLKHALADKQEQENAMLQVLMRVEQEQKVTEDARRYAEQDAAAQRYATEVLQEKYEAATNSLAEMEKRVVMAESMLEATLQYQSGQTKAQPSPRSVNQDSSAIKTSQELSQEIPARKISLLSRPFGLGWRDKNKAKPTEEHIDVKVVSDDQTPIVVQSVRTTDDVKRLKAVQEDDGDQMEQVSLADDGSNPRGRGDEFSPKLCLWYPSLCTGQEVNLKHSGYALRDGCMEFLSNEYVGDK